Proteins encoded together in one Gemmatimonadota bacterium DH-78 window:
- a CDS encoding LuxR C-terminal-related transcriptional regulator, with product MPTTDPGLDQAILSTKVHRPRVAPERVLRERLFERLDRGARGPLTVVSAPTGFGKTTLVADWLGTRWKGGSGWVSLGASDNDRALFWGYLCAAFEQAGVPGARALASAAFAPGPVPTEALVAPMLAELGAVAEPVVLVLDDVHLLDDAGVLEALRQLVEGAPDAVRWVLVSRRAAPFPVGRLRARGLLVEISVDDLRFDRVEATGFLASRFNVAPSDELVDRLVRRTEGWAAGLQLASLTVGEGDDPESAAAAFTGDHPWVTELLVEEVLDRQPPGVRDFLLRTSVLDRFNADLAARVVGVDDAAALLRQVHRRGLFLVELDGRREWFRYHHLFGEMLRARLAEVEPDAPKRLHGAASRWFDGEGLLEEAVQHAHRSDDPEWAAEVIERGWRRMDRSFRSERWLSWARRLPAERVRERPVLALGMGWALLDIARLDEAETFLTRAQEWLEGTAEGPGPRVSAEADYRSMGGFLSAGWAYLAQARGDLEATERHAREALERLPRDDSFYRGIPAVTVGLAQWARGELDAAVRSFDDGLHAFRAAGNAPFEHGALYVMAEVRLEQGWLAESAALFAEAEALEGDLPASDEVRAGRAELLVERGRPEEAAALLDPTRGAPPAPGGDEPRLAIARAELAALRGDSAAARTLIDTALAARLEAARVPRRRPLEARRARLQVLDGDLAEAERWARAALPGDRSDELVALAELALARCLRGESALAEVEARIASIDDARARDTGPRLAVEARLLRARLAEHVGDRSGARRLVAEAVEQAATDELVRVLHRSAPPEVLASVLAAESRWSGLRERLDTLAAGPAGGSPLEGILTRREMEVLGLVREGLRNKDIAKRLFISLSTVKRHIANIYAKLGVTHRTAAVARLEELERG from the coding sequence ATGCCGACGACGGACCCGGGCCTCGATCAGGCCATTCTCTCGACCAAGGTCCACCGCCCCCGGGTGGCCCCCGAGCGGGTACTTCGGGAACGACTCTTCGAGCGGCTCGACCGCGGTGCCCGCGGGCCCCTCACCGTCGTCTCGGCGCCCACCGGATTCGGCAAGACCACCCTCGTGGCCGACTGGCTCGGCACCCGCTGGAAGGGGGGGAGCGGCTGGGTGTCGCTCGGGGCCTCCGACAACGATCGCGCGCTTTTCTGGGGATACCTCTGCGCCGCGTTCGAGCAGGCGGGGGTGCCGGGAGCGCGTGCGCTGGCGTCGGCGGCGTTCGCCCCCGGGCCGGTGCCCACAGAGGCGCTCGTCGCCCCGATGCTGGCCGAGCTCGGTGCGGTGGCGGAGCCCGTGGTGCTGGTGCTCGACGACGTGCACCTGCTCGACGACGCGGGGGTGCTCGAGGCGCTCCGGCAGCTGGTGGAAGGCGCTCCCGATGCGGTGCGCTGGGTGCTGGTCTCGCGGCGCGCGGCGCCCTTCCCGGTCGGGCGGCTGCGCGCCCGCGGGCTGCTGGTGGAGATCTCGGTCGACGACCTTCGGTTCGACCGCGTCGAGGCGACGGGCTTTCTCGCGTCGCGGTTCAACGTCGCGCCCTCCGACGAACTGGTGGATCGCCTGGTGCGGCGCACCGAGGGGTGGGCCGCCGGGCTGCAGCTGGCGTCGCTGACGGTGGGAGAGGGCGACGACCCCGAGTCGGCGGCCGCCGCCTTCACCGGTGATCACCCCTGGGTGACCGAGCTGCTGGTGGAGGAGGTGCTCGACCGGCAGCCGCCCGGCGTGCGCGACTTTCTGCTGCGCACCTCGGTGCTCGACCGCTTCAACGCCGACCTCGCGGCCCGAGTGGTGGGGGTGGACGATGCGGCGGCGCTGCTCCGTCAGGTGCATCGCCGCGGACTGTTCCTCGTCGAGCTCGACGGACGACGCGAGTGGTTTCGCTACCACCATCTCTTCGGAGAGATGCTCCGCGCGCGGCTCGCTGAAGTCGAGCCGGATGCACCGAAGAGACTCCACGGCGCCGCGAGTCGCTGGTTCGACGGCGAGGGACTGCTCGAGGAGGCGGTCCAGCATGCGCACCGCTCCGACGACCCCGAGTGGGCGGCGGAGGTGATCGAGCGGGGCTGGCGGCGCATGGACCGCAGCTTCCGCTCGGAGCGCTGGCTCTCCTGGGCCCGGCGACTGCCCGCCGAGCGGGTGCGGGAGCGCCCGGTGCTGGCCCTGGGCATGGGGTGGGCACTGCTCGACATCGCTCGCCTCGACGAGGCCGAGACCTTCCTGACGCGGGCGCAGGAATGGCTCGAGGGGACCGCCGAGGGGCCCGGGCCCCGGGTGAGTGCGGAGGCCGACTACCGGTCGATGGGGGGCTTCCTCTCCGCCGGGTGGGCCTACCTCGCCCAGGCGCGCGGCGACCTCGAGGCGACCGAGCGGCACGCACGCGAAGCGCTCGAGAGACTGCCCCGCGACGACTCGTTCTATCGGGGGATCCCGGCGGTGACGGTGGGGCTGGCCCAGTGGGCGCGGGGCGAGCTCGACGCGGCGGTGCGCTCCTTCGACGACGGGCTGCACGCCTTTCGCGCGGCCGGCAACGCGCCCTTCGAGCACGGGGCCCTGTACGTGATGGCCGAAGTGCGGCTCGAGCAGGGCTGGTTGGCCGAGTCGGCGGCGCTCTTCGCCGAGGCGGAGGCCCTCGAGGGGGATCTGCCCGCGTCCGACGAGGTGCGGGCCGGACGGGCGGAGCTCCTGGTGGAGCGGGGGCGTCCGGAGGAGGCGGCCGCGCTGCTCGACCCGACCCGGGGCGCCCCGCCTGCACCCGGTGGCGACGAGCCCCGGCTCGCCATCGCCCGCGCCGAACTCGCCGCTCTTCGGGGCGACTCCGCGGCCGCGCGCACCCTGATCGACACCGCGCTCGCCGCACGGCTGGAGGCGGCTCGCGTACCCCGTCGCCGCCCCCTCGAGGCGCGCCGCGCCCGGCTGCAGGTGCTCGACGGCGACCTCGCCGAAGCGGAGCGCTGGGCGCGGGCGGCGCTCCCCGGTGACCGCTCCGACGAGTTGGTCGCCCTCGCCGAGCTCGCACTGGCCCGGTGCCTTCGGGGCGAGTCGGCGCTGGCGGAGGTCGAGGCGCGCATCGCGTCGATCGACGACGCGCGGGCCCGCGATACCGGTCCTCGGCTCGCGGTGGAGGCGCGACTGCTGCGTGCGCGGCTCGCGGAGCATGTCGGCGATCGAAGCGGCGCTCGGCGGCTTGTGGCCGAGGCCGTGGAGCAGGCGGCGACCGACGAGCTGGTTCGGGTGCTGCACCGGTCGGCCCCCCCGGAGGTCCTGGCGAGCGTCCTGGCCGCGGAGTCCCGGTGGAGCGGGCTGCGCGAGCGTCTCGATACCCTCGCCGCGGGCCCGGCCGGAGGGAGTCCCCTCGAAGGGATTCTCACGCGTCGCGAGATGGAGGTGCTGGGGCTCGTGCGCGAGGGACTTCGCAACAAGGACATCGCCAAACGGCTCTTCATCAGCCTGTCGACCGTGAAGCGCCACATCGCAAACATCTATGCGAAACTGGGCGTGACGCACCGCACCGCTGCCGTCGCGCGCCTCGAGGAGCTCGAGCGGGGCTGA
- a CDS encoding FAD-dependent oxidoreductase, with protein sequence MDASCTFPMRRVPASSVDRAFRFRKATAEGRTERIEAGWTDEEPHRRPLLPDLPFEPLDLAIADLDALVARCEIDHAVAPVPHTPGGSDAGYRRWREFVDSGRLAAYARTRNDPLRDGVSRMSPYLHYGQVSPFRIAREAMAVGGDGAKKYLDELLVWRELAWAFCAAHPEHASIEVLPEWARATLAEHEGDERPALPSWETLARGRTGDALWDAAQRSLLTHGELHNNVRMTWGKAFIGWTPDAATALARMEDLNHRYALDGRDPASYGGLLWCLGAFDRPFSPETPILGGLRPRPTHGHARRLDPVAYAARTGRAALLRPPRVAVIGAGIAGLACARTLVDHGLEPEVFDKGWRAGGRCATRESRDDPQFRFDHGAQYFSARSEPFRRFAASWAHDGLIAHWPGRILRVEGRSVTPADPGDRWVGVPSMAALPEHLASDLDVRCGVRIRSASRVDGVFLLRSDQGREFGPFDAVVVTTPPAQAVPLLEASPALAAAAGRARLLPCQTALLGFDRRIEIDADALLTAATIIDWAARDSGKPGRPAGERWVVHAAPGWSEQHLEDDPGRVAEALVDAFGDLLERLGAPRPDPTSRTVHRWRYARVAKGPGAGTAALADPSIGLLWAGDGVFGEARLEAAWLSGVAAAARLLALDLRGPERTGGPPSAPPGAPVRQTDLFG encoded by the coding sequence GTGGACGCCTCGTGCACCTTCCCGATGCGTCGGGTGCCCGCCTCGTCGGTGGATCGCGCCTTCCGCTTCCGCAAAGCCACTGCCGAGGGTCGAACGGAGCGGATCGAGGCGGGCTGGACGGACGAGGAACCCCATCGCCGTCCGCTCCTCCCCGACCTGCCCTTCGAGCCGCTCGACCTGGCGATCGCCGATCTCGACGCCCTCGTCGCACGCTGCGAGATCGACCACGCGGTGGCCCCGGTGCCGCATACGCCAGGCGGCTCCGATGCCGGGTACCGGCGGTGGCGCGAGTTCGTCGACTCGGGTCGGCTCGCCGCATATGCACGCACCCGCAACGACCCGCTGCGCGACGGGGTGAGTCGCATGTCGCCCTACCTGCACTACGGACAGGTGTCCCCGTTCCGCATCGCGCGGGAGGCGATGGCCGTGGGCGGAGATGGGGCGAAGAAGTACCTCGACGAGCTACTGGTGTGGCGCGAACTCGCCTGGGCTTTCTGTGCGGCCCACCCCGAGCACGCCTCGATCGAGGTGCTGCCCGAGTGGGCGCGTGCGACGCTCGCCGAGCACGAAGGCGACGAGCGACCGGCTCTGCCCTCGTGGGAGACGCTCGCCCGCGGCCGCACCGGCGACGCGCTCTGGGACGCGGCCCAGCGGTCGCTGCTCACGCACGGCGAGCTGCACAACAACGTGCGCATGACCTGGGGCAAGGCCTTCATCGGGTGGACCCCCGACGCCGCGACGGCGCTGGCGCGCATGGAGGATCTGAACCACCGCTACGCGCTCGACGGGCGCGACCCGGCCTCGTACGGGGGCCTGCTGTGGTGTCTCGGGGCATTCGACCGCCCCTTCAGCCCCGAGACGCCGATTCTCGGCGGGCTGCGGCCCCGCCCCACCCACGGGCACGCCAGGCGACTCGACCCGGTCGCCTACGCGGCGCGGACGGGCCGGGCGGCGCTGCTTCGACCGCCCCGGGTGGCGGTGATCGGCGCGGGCATCGCGGGCCTCGCCTGCGCCCGCACCCTGGTGGACCACGGCCTCGAGCCCGAAGTGTTCGACAAGGGGTGGCGTGCGGGGGGCCGATGCGCCACCCGCGAGAGCCGCGACGATCCGCAGTTCCGCTTCGATCACGGCGCGCAGTACTTCTCGGCGCGCTCCGAGCCCTTTCGGCGCTTCGCCGCCTCGTGGGCCCACGACGGGCTGATCGCCCACTGGCCCGGCAGGATTCTGCGGGTGGAGGGTCGCTCGGTCACGCCCGCCGACCCCGGCGATCGCTGGGTGGGCGTTCCGTCGATGGCCGCTCTTCCCGAACATCTCGCCTCCGACCTCGACGTGCGTTGCGGGGTGCGCATTCGCAGCGCGTCACGGGTCGACGGGGTTTTCCTCCTGCGGTCGGACCAGGGTCGGGAGTTCGGTCCCTTCGACGCGGTCGTGGTCACCACGCCGCCCGCGCAGGCGGTGCCCCTGCTCGAGGCGTCGCCCGCTCTGGCCGCCGCCGCGGGGCGCGCACGGCTCCTGCCCTGCCAGACCGCGCTCCTCGGTTTCGACCGCCGGATCGAGATCGACGCCGACGCGCTCCTCACGGCCGCTACCATCATCGACTGGGCGGCGCGCGACTCGGGCAAACCGGGCCGACCCGCCGGCGAGCGCTGGGTGGTGCACGCGGCCCCCGGGTGGTCGGAACAACACCTCGAGGACGACCCGGGTCGGGTGGCGGAGGCGCTCGTCGATGCCTTCGGCGACCTGCTCGAGCGGCTCGGCGCTCCCCGCCCCGACCCCACGAGCCGCACCGTGCATCGGTGGCGGTACGCCCGCGTGGCGAAGGGCCCCGGCGCCGGCACCGCCGCCCTGGCCGACCCCTCCATCGGGCTGCTGTGGGCCGGCGACGGGGTGTTCGGCGAGGCGCGACTCGAGGCCGCCTGGCTCAGCGGAGTGGCGGCGGCCGCCCGACTTCTCGCGCTCGATCTGCGCGGGCCCGAGCGCACCGGGGGACCCCCGTCGGCGCCCCCGGGCGCGCCGGTTCGGCAGACCGACCTGTTCGGCTGA
- a CDS encoding acetylornithine deacetylase/succinyl-diaminopimelate desuccinylase family protein, producing MSRFPIPPAATDRIVAAVDALADEVVDFTCDLIRVPTVNPPGEVYEECARVIGDRLERFGFEVDYPVAEDRPEHTAAHPRMNVVGARAGSRSNPRIHLNGHFDVVPVGDGWTLDPFAGVVKDGRIYGRGVSDMKAGIAAAVYAAEAIRRAGVKLVGTVEVSGTVDEESGGWAGMAHLARTGRIKKGVTDAVIIPEPLNVDRICIGHRGVYWFEVTTHGHIAHGSMPFLGTSAIEHMGAVLETIRNDLMPRFAERTTEVPVVPESARHGTINVNALHGGQPLGDVQSPCVAHSCTAVFDRRFLLEEGFESTRREIVDLLDGMVKELPEFRYGLRDLMVVEPTRTPEGASVVGALGTAINGVLGREATLVASPGTYDHKHVARIGGVENCVAYGPGVLEQAHQPDEWCEVDDLVNATKVLALSVAELAGVEGLS from the coding sequence ATGAGCCGTTTTCCGATTCCCCCGGCCGCCACGGATCGCATCGTGGCGGCCGTCGACGCCCTCGCCGACGAGGTGGTGGACTTCACCTGCGACCTCATCCGCGTCCCCACCGTGAATCCCCCCGGCGAAGTGTACGAGGAGTGCGCCCGGGTGATCGGCGACCGGCTCGAGCGCTTCGGCTTCGAGGTGGACTACCCGGTGGCCGAGGACCGCCCGGAGCACACGGCGGCGCATCCGCGGATGAACGTGGTGGGGGCGCGTGCCGGCTCCCGCTCGAACCCGCGGATCCACCTCAACGGCCACTTCGACGTGGTGCCCGTGGGCGACGGCTGGACGCTCGATCCCTTCGCCGGTGTCGTGAAGGACGGACGCATCTACGGCCGCGGCGTGTCGGACATGAAGGCGGGGATCGCGGCGGCCGTGTACGCGGCGGAGGCGATTCGCCGAGCCGGGGTGAAGCTCGTGGGTACGGTGGAGGTGTCGGGCACGGTCGACGAGGAGAGCGGGGGCTGGGCCGGCATGGCGCATCTCGCCCGCACCGGACGGATCAAGAAGGGGGTGACCGATGCGGTGATCATTCCCGAGCCCCTCAACGTCGACCGCATCTGCATCGGTCATCGCGGCGTGTACTGGTTCGAGGTCACCACCCACGGCCACATCGCGCACGGCAGCATGCCCTTTCTGGGCACGAGCGCGATTGAGCACATGGGCGCGGTGCTGGAAACCATCCGCAACGACCTCATGCCGCGGTTCGCCGAGCGTACGACCGAAGTGCCCGTGGTGCCCGAGTCGGCGCGCCACGGCACGATCAACGTCAACGCGTTGCACGGCGGTCAGCCGCTGGGCGATGTGCAGAGCCCGTGCGTGGCCCACAGCTGCACCGCCGTGTTCGATCGGCGCTTCCTGCTCGAGGAGGGCTTCGAGTCGACGCGCCGCGAGATCGTGGACCTGCTCGACGGGATGGTGAAGGAGCTTCCCGAGTTCCGGTACGGGCTGCGCGACCTGATGGTGGTCGAGCCCACTCGTACCCCCGAGGGGGCGTCGGTCGTGGGGGCGCTGGGCACGGCGATCAACGGCGTGCTCGGGCGCGAGGCCACGCTGGTGGCGAGCCCCGGCACCTATGACCACAAGCATGTGGCGCGCATCGGCGGAGTGGAGAACTGCGTGGCCTACGGGCCCGGCGTGCTCGAGCAGGCGCACCAGCCCGACGAGTGGTGCGAGGTGGACGACCTGGTCAACGCCACCAAGGTCCTGGCGTTGTCGGTGGCCGAGCTGGCCGGGGTGGAAGGCCTCTCGTAG
- a CDS encoding sodium:solute symporter family protein produces the protein MSEVNPFYLGAFITYLIVVLAIGVWAYRRTNDVMDFWVMGQNMGPVLATWSLIANFVSAVSVIGFVGAVYTEGYAIIGHTVMGLMLGLTALYFVVGYVRALNVLTFPDLVARVTGYQISRPIAGTILLISGWLYLVMQLVGAGLLVTAITGVPYEYMVWVIGAVFIIYTVMGGLVSVAWTDLLQGVLMVSAVLIALVYMVNDLGGLTAMNESLAAIDPARVSPTAGGAYTLVGIAATFLAFFGTILTEQDMLIRIAACRDVRTAKIHVAGAGLVLSFLYAGLILLGGATTVALIGSGLSVEASDAAFPTLLTQYVPTGVGVVIILAVMSAILSTTDTRLHATGMTVARDLYSWMRPKADEEHLMKVSRIATIVLGLSATAMAVDPPGSIITLYGLRAVLLTTAFFLPVYVALFWTGLDGRAVLLAIAGGGIVGLATQLNGGGIGPFPSTFLGMGTAATLLLIAHYLFFRNRRPA, from the coding sequence ATGTCTGAGGTGAACCCGTTCTACCTCGGCGCCTTCATCACCTACCTCATCGTGGTGCTGGCCATCGGGGTGTGGGCCTACCGGCGCACGAACGACGTGATGGACTTCTGGGTGATGGGCCAGAACATGGGCCCGGTGCTCGCCACCTGGTCGCTGATCGCGAACTTCGTCAGCGCCGTGAGCGTGATCGGGTTCGTGGGGGCGGTCTACACCGAGGGGTACGCCATCATCGGACACACGGTGATGGGGCTCATGCTGGGACTCACGGCGTTGTACTTCGTGGTCGGATACGTGCGCGCGCTGAACGTGCTCACCTTTCCCGATCTCGTTGCTCGGGTGACCGGCTACCAGATCTCACGACCGATCGCCGGCACGATCCTCCTGATCAGCGGATGGCTCTACCTGGTGATGCAGCTCGTGGGCGCCGGCCTGCTGGTGACGGCCATCACCGGAGTGCCCTACGAGTACATGGTGTGGGTGATCGGGGCCGTGTTCATCATCTACACCGTGATGGGCGGGCTCGTGAGCGTGGCCTGGACCGACCTGCTCCAGGGCGTGCTGATGGTCTCGGCCGTGCTCATCGCGCTCGTCTACATGGTGAACGACCTCGGTGGCCTCACCGCCATGAACGAGAGTCTCGCCGCCATCGATCCGGCTCGAGTGAGTCCGACGGCGGGGGGCGCCTATACGCTGGTGGGGATCGCAGCCACCTTCCTGGCCTTCTTCGGGACGATCCTGACCGAACAGGACATGCTGATCCGGATCGCGGCATGTCGCGACGTCCGCACCGCCAAGATCCACGTGGCGGGCGCCGGGCTGGTGCTCTCGTTCCTCTACGCCGGGCTGATCCTGCTCGGGGGCGCGACCACGGTGGCGCTGATCGGATCGGGATTGTCCGTGGAGGCCTCCGATGCGGCCTTCCCGACGCTGCTCACCCAGTACGTGCCGACCGGGGTGGGGGTGGTGATCATTCTGGCGGTGATGAGCGCGATTCTGTCGACCACCGACACGCGGTTGCACGCCACCGGCATGACGGTGGCCCGCGATCTCTACAGCTGGATGCGTCCCAAGGCCGACGAGGAGCATCTGATGAAGGTGTCGCGGATCGCCACGATCGTGCTCGGTCTGTCCGCCACCGCCATGGCCGTCGATCCCCCCGGATCGATCATCACCCTCTACGGGCTGCGCGCGGTGCTGCTGACCACGGCCTTCTTCCTGCCCGTGTACGTGGCCCTCTTCTGGACGGGTCTCGACGGCCGCGCGGTGCTTCTCGCGATCGCCGGCGGAGGGATCGTCGGCCTCGCGACCCAGTTGAACGGGGGCGGCATCGGGCCGTTCCCCTCCACCTTCCTGGGCATGGGAACGGCGGCGACGCTGCTCCTGATCGCCCATTATCTCTTCTTCAGGAACCGACGCCCGGCATGA